One Megasphaera vaginalis (ex Bordigoni et al. 2020) DNA window includes the following coding sequences:
- a CDS encoding GNAT family N-acetyltransferase, which translates to MIRNVTIEDACRLLEIYEYYVKNTAITFEYDVPSLDEFKNRITGTLKKYPYLLLEESGVIRGYAYAGAFVGRAAYDYSCETTIYLDHNAKGRGYGRVLYEALERTLKNAGILNLYACIGDPVVEDEYLTRNSEQFHKHIGFSKIGTFHTCGYKFGRWYNMIWMEKIIGEHN; encoded by the coding sequence ATGATACGAAATGTGACAATAGAAGATGCCTGTCGTTTGCTTGAAATATACGAATACTATGTGAAGAATACAGCGATTACGTTTGAGTATGATGTGCCGTCTTTGGATGAGTTCAAGAACCGTATCACTGGTACGCTAAAAAAATATCCCTATCTCCTTCTCGAAGAAAGTGGGGTGATTCGAGGCTATGCTTATGCAGGAGCATTTGTAGGCAGAGCTGCGTACGACTATTCTTGCGAGACGACGATCTACTTGGATCATAATGCGAAAGGCCGTGGTTATGGACGTGTATTGTATGAAGCTTTGGAGCGGACTCTTAAAAATGCGGGAATTCTAAACCTGTATGCATGTATAGGTGATCCCGTTGTGGAGGATGAATATCTGACTCGTAACAGTGAACAATTTCATAAGCACATTGGTTTTTCTAAAATAGGAACTTTTCATACATGTGGATATAAATTCGGCCGCTGGTATAACATGATTTGGATGGAAAAAATAATCGGGGAGCATAATTGA
- a CDS encoding AAA family ATPase, with protein MFIEEPENHLSPVNFRRLVQQVAFAKNFQLFVTTHSSVISTRLKSDNLLIMYQESDKNLIKLSDLSGDTAKYFVKTPPASIVEDVLAGLFGKQMATLQL; from the coding sequence ATCTTTATTGAAGAACCAGAAAATCATTTAAGTCCTGTAAATTTTCGGAGACTTGTTCAGCAGGTAGCGTTTGCAAAGAATTTCCAGCTTTTTGTCACAACACATAGCAGCGTGATAAGCACCCGGCTTAAGAGTGACAATCTGCTTATTATGTATCAGGAATCTGATAAGAACCTGATAAAACTGAGTGATCTTAGCGGCGATACGGCAAAGTACTTCGTTAAGACACCTCCTGCAAGCATAGTAGAGGATGTTCTTGCTGGCTTGTTCGGTAAACAAATGGCAACGCTGCAATTGTGA
- a CDS encoding cytidylate kinase-like family protein encodes MNLIGSRDCVIIGRCGNYIFRDRKDCVRVFTCGSKEGRIAMKMKFWHLTREEAEDVVFHSDQNRKDYHKFHTGENWGEAKNYDLCIDALRLGHEKTARLIIDYISAVLPGSRP; translated from the coding sequence ATGAACCTCATCGGCAGCCGGGACTGTGTCATCATCGGTCGTTGCGGAAACTACATTTTCCGTGACCGCAAAGACTGCGTCCGCGTTTTCACCTGCGGAAGTAAAGAAGGCCGGATTGCCATGAAAATGAAATTCTGGCACCTCACGAGAGAAGAAGCGGAAGATGTCGTTTTCCACTCTGACCAAAACAGAAAAGACTACCACAAATTCCACACCGGAGAAAATTGGGGCGAAGCCAAAAACTATGACCTCTGCATCGATGCACTCCGTCTCGGTCACGAAAAAACCGCACGCCTCATTATCGACTACATCTCTGCTGTATTGCCCGGGAGCCGCCCATGA
- a CDS encoding CidA/LrgA family protein codes for MKYLIQFGIIITISFLGEMLHDFLPLPVPASIYGIILLFTLLHYKILHVAQIRETSMLLISIMAFLFLPATVGLLGAWDYMKSMIIPYILINILTLIIGIGGAGLFTQFILTRKKEARHD; via the coding sequence ATGAAATACTTGATTCAATTCGGCATCATCATCACTATTTCCTTTCTCGGGGAAATGCTCCATGACTTCCTGCCGCTTCCCGTTCCCGCCAGCATCTACGGCATTATTCTTCTCTTCACTCTGCTCCATTACAAAATTCTCCACGTCGCACAAATCAGAGAAACCTCCATGCTTCTCATCAGCATCATGGCCTTTCTCTTTCTCCCTGCCACGGTCGGACTTTTAGGTGCCTGGGACTACATGAAATCCATGATTATTCCCTATATACTCATCAATATCCTCACCCTCATCATCGGTATCGGCGGTGCAGGACTTTTCACCCAATTTATTCTCACCCGCAAAAAGGAGGCCCGTCATGATTGA
- a CDS encoding LrgB family protein, translated as MIDLLEGSVYFGVFLGIASYWLGMFLQKKFKSPLFNPLLVSGIIIIGFIQLTGYNYEKMTDSLDYINYLLTPATICLAVPLYEQMKTLKDNMAAIFFGILAGVLSSLISIFIFCLLFGFDHASYVTLLPKAITTPIGMGVSQELGGYPSITVASIIFTGIMGNIFGIYILKYLHITHPVAKGIALGTAAHGMGTARAMEIGPVEGAMSSLSICISGIMTVIGASLFALFL; from the coding sequence ATGATTGATTTGCTCGAAGGATCCGTCTATTTCGGTGTATTCCTCGGAATTGCCTCCTACTGGCTCGGTATGTTCCTCCAAAAAAAATTCAAAAGCCCCCTCTTTAATCCCTTGCTCGTCTCAGGTATTATCATCATCGGATTCATACAGCTTACAGGCTATAACTATGAAAAAATGACAGACAGTCTGGACTACATCAATTATCTCCTCACCCCTGCCACCATCTGCCTTGCCGTTCCCCTCTACGAACAGATGAAAACCTTAAAAGACAATATGGCAGCCATATTTTTCGGAATTCTTGCCGGCGTACTCTCCAGTCTGATTTCCATATTCATTTTCTGCCTTCTTTTCGGGTTTGACCATGCCTCGTATGTCACCCTGCTCCCCAAAGCCATTACTACACCGATTGGTATGGGCGTCTCGCAAGAACTGGGCGGATACCCCTCCATCACCGTCGCCTCCATTATTTTCACGGGGATTATGGGAAATATCTTCGGTATCTACATACTGAAATACTTACATATCACCCACCCGGTAGCCAAAGGGATTGCCCTCGGCACGGCTGCCCACGGCATGGGCACGGCAAGAGCCATGGAAATAGGACCCGTAGAAGGCGCGATGAGCTCCCTTTCCATCTGCATATCCGGTATCATGACCGTCATAGGCGCCAGCCTCTTTGCCCTGTTCCTCTAA
- the tnpA gene encoding IS200/IS605 family transposase, with protein sequence MVQKTNSLSHTKWLCKYHIVFTPKYRRKIIYNQYRKSLGEIIKLLCKYKGVEIIEGHLMPDHVHMLVSIPPKLSISSFMGYLKGKSALMMFEKHANLKYKFGNRHFWAEGYYVSTVGLNEATIAKYIREQEKQDIVKDKLSVKEYEDPFKRK encoded by the coding sequence ATGGTACAAAAGACAAATTCATTATCACATACCAAATGGCTATGTAAATATCACATAGTCTTTACACCAAAGTATAGACGAAAAATAATATATAATCAATATAGAAAAAGCTTAGGAGAAATAATAAAGCTATTATGTAAATACAAAGGTGTAGAAATTATCGAAGGACATTTGATGCCTGATCACGTACATATGCTAGTAAGTATACCACCGAAATTATCAATATCAAGTTTTATGGGGTACTTAAAAGGAAAGAGTGCATTGATGATGTTTGAAAAGCATGCGAATTTGAAATATAAATTTGGCAACAGACATTTTTGGGCAGAAGGATATTATGTGAGCACAGTAGGATTAAATGAGGCAACAATAGCCAAATATATAAGAGAACAAGAAAAACAAGATATAGTAAAAGACAAGTTAAGTGTAAAGGAATATGAAGATCCATTTAAAAGGAAATAA